The following coding sequences lie in one Lolium perenne isolate Kyuss_39 chromosome 2, Kyuss_2.0, whole genome shotgun sequence genomic window:
- the LOC127335533 gene encoding protein CANDIDATE G-PROTEIN COUPLED RECEPTOR 7, whose product MAASSVFLAVLLVALQLLHVAHGEIKTTPIASDSRPVILFEEFGFKPGGVAEVSVSDVSWSVPEGSQLQAVDPGLMGFMLISNTLFFKITNESEYAEETGTAFCPLTSEYVMPLFRLKDVGPDGKGKGTVTIPAADQYTVLFSSCQDGVEVTMDVRTEMYNLVGGNGRDYLPVGLLPLPGIFAVASAVYFAFLAAWLFVCVRQRATAERIHAVMGALLLFKALKLACAAEDSWYVERTGTAHGWDVAFYVFGFFKGILLFTVIVLIGTGWSFLKPYLQDRERNVLMIIIPLQVIENIASAMIGETGPAGRDWLAWNQIFLLVDVVCCCAVFFPIIWSIRNLREASKTDGKAARNLKKLTLFKQFYLVVVGYLYFTRIAVSAFAAVLSYRYQWVVNVSVEMASLAFYVFVFYNFQPVERNPYLYVADEEEEAAGGQLELEGTFEI is encoded by the exons ATGGCCGCGTCGTCCGTCTTCCTCGCCGTCCTCCTCGTCGCCCTCCAACTCCTCCATGTGGCCCACGGCGAGATCAAGACGACGCCGATCGCGTCGGACTCGCGGCCGGTGATTCTGTTCGAGGAGTTCGGCTTCAAGCCCGGCGGCGTCGCGGAGGTGTCCGTGTCCGATGTGTCATGGAGCGTCCCCGAGGGCTCCCAGCTCCAGGCCGTGGACCCGGGGCTCATGGGCTTCATGCTCATCTCCAACACCCTCTTCTTCAAGATCACCAACGAGTCCGAGTACGCCGAGGAGACCGGCACAGCCTTCTGCCCGCTCACCAGCGAGTACGTGATGCCGCTGTTCCGGCTAAAGGACGTCGGGCCCGACGGCAAAGGCAAGGGCACCGTGACCATACCCGCCGCCGACCAGTACACGGTGCTCTTCAGTAGCTGCCAGGACGGCGTGGAGGTCACCATGGACGTGCGCACCGAGATGTACAACCTCGTAGGCGGCAACGGGAGGGACTACCTGCCCGTCGGCCTGCTCCCGCTGCCGGGGATCTTCGCCGTGGCGTCCGCCGTCTACTTCGCGTTCCTGGCGGCGTGGTTGTTCGTCTGCGTCAGGCAGCGCGCCACGGCGGAGCGGATCCACGCCGTGATGGGCGCGCTTCTGCTGTTCAAGGCTCTCAAGCTGGCGTGCGCCGCCGAGGACTCGTGGTATGTGGAGCGCACCGGCACGGCGCacggctgggacgtcgccttttACGTCTTCGGCTTCTTCAAGGGCATCCTCCTCTTCACCGTCATCGTGCTCATCGGCACCGGCTGGTCCTTCCTAAAGCCATACCTCCAG GATCGTGAGAGGAACGTGCTGATGATCATCATACCGCTGCAAGTGATCGAGAACATCGCGTCGGCGATGATCGGGGAGACGGGGCCGGCAGGGCGGGACTGGCTGGCGTGGAACCAGATCTTCCTGCTGGTGGACGTCGTCTGCTGCTGCGCCGTTTTCTTCCCCATCATCTGGTCTATCCGCAACCTGCGGGAGGCGTCCAAGACGGACGGCAAGGCGGCAAGGAACCTCAAGAAGCTCACCCTCTTCAAGCAGTTCTACCTCGTCGTCGTCGGCTACCTCTACTTCACCCGGATCGCCGTTTCGGCCTTCGCCGCCGTCCTCAGCTACAGGTACCAGTGGGTCGTCAACGTCTCCGTCGAGATGGCCAGCCTGGCCTTCTACGTGTTTGTCTTCTATAACTTTCAGCCGGTGGAACGGAACCCGTATCTATACGTtgccgacgaggaagaggaggctgCCGGCGGGCAGCTTGAGTTGGAGGGCACATTTGAGATCTGA
- the LOC127335532 gene encoding uncharacterized protein — protein MAEGQLAACWGKQDDEWRKGPWTSHEDKLLLEHVAQHGEGRWNSVSKLTGLKRSGKSCRLRWVNYLRPDLKRGKITPQEESTIVQLHALWGNRWSTIARSLPGRTDNEIKNYWRTHFKKGKPSKNIERARARFLKQRREMQQQQQQQLLLGQGKDDVELATAGTVADVQVDDDKICTVGCAAATLAGHEHEDQLLMRDVMDFLCPMSCVLLHDAGHGGGSCCASTSEQEYGSSEDDGATWGSLWNLEDVAHNVDGGACTLW, from the exons ATGGCCGAGGGGCAGCTCGCGGCCTGCTGGGGAAAGCAGGATGACGAGTGGAGGAAAGGCCCATGGACCAGCCATGAGGACAAGCTGCTCCTCGAGCATGTCGCCCAGCACGGCGAGGGGAGGTGGAATTCCGTCTCCAAGCTCACAG GTCTGAAGAGAAGTGGAAAGAGTTGCAGGCTGCGGTGGGTTAACTACCTCAGACCTGATCTAAAGAGGGGCAAGATCACACCACAAGAGGAGAGCACCATAGTCCAGCTCCACGCCTTGTGGGGAAACAG GTGGTCGACGATTGCACGCAGCCTCCCGGGGAGGACGGACAACGAGATCAAGAACTACTGGAGGACGCACTTCAAGAAGGGAAAGCCGTCCAAGAACATCGAGCGCGCCAGGGCAAGGTTCCTCAAGCAGCGTCGGgagatgcagcagcagcagcagcagcagttgCTGCTGGGGCAGGGCAAGGACGACGTCGAGCTCGCCACGGCAGGCACCGTCGCCGACGTTCAGGTCGACGACGATAAGATCTGCACCGTGGGCTGCGCGGCGGCGACGTTGGCCGGTCACGAACACGAGGATCAGCTGCTCATGCGGGACGTCATGGACTTCCTGTGCCCCATGTCCTGCGTCCTCCTTCACGACGCCGGGCATGGCGGCGGCAGCTGCTGCGCGTCGACGAGCGAGCAGGAATACGGCTCCAGCGAGGACGACGGTGCCACGTGGGGAAGCCTGTGGAACCTCGAAGACGTGGCCCATAACGTCGACGGTGGGGCATGCACGCTGTGGTAG